The Humulus lupulus chromosome 3, drHumLupu1.1, whole genome shotgun sequence genome window below encodes:
- the LOC133824258 gene encoding alpha,alpha-trehalose-phosphate synthase [UDP-forming] 1-like: MNLVSYEFVACQASKKGVLILSEFAGAAQSLGAGPILVNPWNITEVAASIAYALNMPADEREKRHQHNFMHVTTHTSQEWAATFVSELNDTIVEAQLRTRQVPPLLPMKEVVDHYLESNNRLLILME; encoded by the exons ATGAATCTTGTGAGTTATGAGTTTGTTGCTTGCCAAGCATCCAAGAAAGGAGTCCTCATTCTGAGTGAG TTTGCAGGTGCAGCACAATCGCTCGGTGCTGGTCCCATTTTAGTAAATCCATGGAATATCACAGAAGTTGCTGCTTCCATTGCTTATGCTTTGAATATGCCAGCTGATGAAAGAGAAAAGAGACACCAACATAATTTCATGCATGTAACAACTCATACATCTCAAGAATGGGCTGCAACCTTTGTTAG TGAACTTAATGATACTATTGTGGAAGCTCAACTGAGGACTAGGCAAGTTCCACCTCTACTTCCTATGAAAGAAGTCGTTGATCACTATTTGGAATCCAATAATAGATTGCTTATACTG ATGGAATAA